A single genomic interval of Camelina sativa cultivar DH55 chromosome 11, Cs, whole genome shotgun sequence harbors:
- the LOC109127236 gene encoding uncharacterized protein LOC109127236: protein MGFNESNLDRFLRCTTPIVPSRSLPKTQIKNLNPLWYPLESESVEYFRLSDFWDCFDEWSAYGAGVPIVSETDETLVQYYVPYLSAIQIFTSHSVLNALREETESGDSGSETCSEEWRWEGSSSSEEGFDHQEPLDRLGYSYLQHFERCTPYSRVPLMDKIKELGERHAGLWSLRSVDLSPASWMAVAWSDFFFSVWFSKNKVKVNVFQMVMVLNYIRRY, encoded by the exons ATGGGTTTTAATGAATCCAACCTAGACCGATTCTTACGCTGCACTACACCTATCGTCCCTTCTCGTTCCCTCCCAAAG ACACAGATCAAGAACCTGAATCCTCTGTGGTACCCGTTGGAGAGCGAGAGCGTGGAGTACTTCAGGTTGAGCGACTTCTGGGATTGTTTCGACGAGTGGAGCGCTTACGGTGCAGGTGTCCCCATTGTCTCGGAAACGGACGAGACATTGGTCCAGTACTATGTTCCTTACCTCTCTGCAATCCAGATTTTCACCTCTCATTCTGTTCTCAATGCTTTAAG GGAGGAGACAGAATCTGGGGATTCAGGGAGCGAGACATGTAGCGAGGAGTGGAGATGGGAAGGAAGTTCTTCTTCAGAGGAAGGATTTGATCATCAAGAACCTCTTGATCGCCTTGGTTACTCTTACTTGCAGCATTTCGAGAGATGTACACCTTACTCCAGAGTCCCTCTCATGGATAAG ATCAAAGAATTGGGAGAAAGACATGCAGGGTTATGGTCATTGAGGAGTGTTGATCTGTCTCCTGCTAGTTGGATGGCTGTTGCTTGGTCTGACTTTTTCTTCTCTGTGtggttttcaaaaaacaaagttaAGGTTAATGTTTTTCAAATGGTGATGGTGTTAAATTATATACGTAGGTAT